GAGCCGTTTCATGCTGATACTGAGTGCGAGGAGATCGACAAGGATCCCGGGATCGCCTTCGGAGAAGTCGTCCTGGTCGACCGAGGTCATGAAGACACATTCCCCCGTCGACGCCTCTGTCAGGGAGATGATGTTGTGGGCGCTCGATAACTCGATCGTGCGGGCCTTTCCGTTCTTGAGCTCTGCAATGACTGATGGTGAGATCCCGGTTAATGCTGT
This sequence is a window from Methanoculleus taiwanensis. Protein-coding genes within it:
- a CDS encoding DUF473 domain-containing protein, which encodes MMCTALTGISPSVIAELKNGKARTIELSSAHNIISLTEASTGECVFMTSVDQDDFSEGDPGILVDLLALSISMKRLVEFVNPAYFEERERMSARIKVRYAGSTLARGVEGQDWGKPTKVDIVRSSCYRAG